From the Falco biarmicus isolate bFalBia1 chromosome 19, bFalBia1.pri, whole genome shotgun sequence genome, one window contains:
- the BCDIN3D gene encoding RNA 5'-monophosphate methyltransferase encodes MAAPMSEGSPASEPGAAPYGNFPNYSRFHPPEGRVRLLPGGLLRSLFPAAARPVLGLDVGCNSGELSVALYRHFLGLQESKGSLEQPAAGTDLNLLCCDIDPVLIERARQCSPFPASISFANLDIMDSSAREPFLSSYLSRFGRSTFDIVFCMSVTMWIHLNHGDSGLMEFLSFLSSLCTYLLIEPQPWKCYRAAARRLRKLGRNDFDHFRSLAINGDMAERITQILTKDCAMELVCCFGSTSWDRSLLLFKSNGSNCEGRGPSEQEQ; translated from the exons ATGGCGGCGCCCATGAGCGAAGGATCTCCCGCCTCGGAGCCTGGCGCTGCTCCCTACGGCAACTTCCCGAATTACTCCCGCTTCCACCCGCCCGAGGGGCGAGTCCGCCTCCTGCCTGGCGGGCTCCTGCGGAGCCTGTTCCCCGCGGCGGCCCGCCCGGTGCTGGGGCTCGATGTGGGGTGCAACTCGGGG gagCTAAGTGTGGCTCTGTACAGGCATTTCCTCGGCCTTCAGGAGAGCAAAGGCAGCCtggagcagcctgcagctggaaCGGATCTGAACCTTCTGTGCTGTGACATTGATCCGGTGTTGATTGAGAGGGCTCGGCAGTGCAGCCCCTTTCCTGCCTCCATATCCTTTGCCAACCTGGACATCATGGACTCCAGTGCCAGGGAGCCATTCCTGAGCTCCTACCTGAGCCGTTTTGGCCGCTCCACCTTTGACATCGTATTTTGCATGTCTGTGACCATGTGGATCCACCTGAATCATGGGGATAGCGGCCTGATGGAGTTCCTGTCGTTCCTCTCCTCTCTGTGCACGTACCTGCTGATTGAACCTCAGCCCTGGAAGTGCTACAGGGCAGCTGCACGCCGCCTGCGGAAGCTGGGCAGAAATGACTTTGATCACTTCCGATCTCTTGCTATCAACGGGGATATGGCGGAGAGGATAACCCAGATCTTAACGAAGGACTGCGCCATGGAGCTGGTGTGTTGCTTTGGGAGCACCAGCTGGGACAGAAGcctcttgctttttaaatcaaatgGCTCAAATTGTGAGGGCAGGGGGCCTTCAGAACAGGAGCAGTAA